In the genome of Bacillus horti, the window AAGTAGGATACAGAACGATAGTAACAGTCCACATCATTTGTTAAAAGCCCTTTATAATACCAATAGAAGGCAAGTTCCCAATGACTTCGTCCTGTTAAATCAACGTCATCTAGTAGCTGCTTCGCTCGTAATGAATCACCTAAACGAATTAGATAATAAATGTTGTTTAGTTCATATCTGTTGTAATCATTAATATAGTCTGTGCAGTTACTAATGGGTTGATCTAATTTCCAGAATAATTTAAGGAAAGTTAGATTAATCTTAATGTCTTCTATTTCCCTAATGTTCTTCTGAACAGTAAAAAAAGTTAGAGCTTCTTTTAAATACATGATTGATTGGTCGTAATCATCCAACATGTACGAATAGCCTAATTGATTATAGGCTCTCCCCTTTACCTTTTCAAAATAGTTCTGGTTAAGAACTGAAAAACTAAATTCCCTTGCTTTTTCAAGATTATTTGAATAAAGATGAACCACACTCATCAATAATCCAAGACGAACCCTAAAAGTATCTTTAATAAAACTACTTTTAACTTTTCTTATCTTTGCTTCTACGTCTAAAGTATGTAGAACCAGTGCCTGATATTCCCTCAAATCATAGTAAAGATGACCTTTAACAATAGACTTAAGAATCTGCATCTCTAGCTCTTTGGGTTTAAACATTTCTACTTGATGAAGTCTCTCAAGAGGATCAGCTGTAGATGAAAAGCTAGGATGAAGCAAACGGTACATACTAGCCCATTCTTTATCTGTGCGGTTTTCAGATTGGGATAATTCTTCTAGGATGATGTCAAAAGGTGCTTGTAGATGATTCAAGGAGCAGTATTCTAAGGAGAAGCGTAAATTTCTGGATTTTTGAGTAATCATATACTCTGTCATGATCTCTAGCTCTTCTGCTGGGTATAGATATTTCACCATTTTAAAAACAGCCTCGAAGTTAGCCTCCTCAAATCCGTGTAGAAACCTAGAGATGGAAGATTCACTTAATCCAGCAATACGAGATAGCTTACGTTGATCTATGTTGTTCTGCTTTTCAAGAGTTTGGACGATACGCTCTCGAAGCATGTTAATTTCCCCCTTAAGTATAGCATCAAAAGCTTTATTTTTCACTATATTTTGAAATTTTAACCTTTTAATTTCAGGATACAAATATTCCCTCATTGAGTCAACCATATTTGGCGCAAGTTGCTTGTAATTAGTAAATTTGTCGAATTGGGAAAAGAACAAACATAAACACAGAAGTAAATAATTGCAGAGGTTAAGGAGGACAAGTAGAGTGTATACAATTAAGACTAAGCCGATTGCAAGTATA includes:
- a CDS encoding AimR family lysis-lysogeny pheromone receptor; this translates as MLRERIVQTLEKQNNIDQRKLSRIAGLSESSISRFLHGFEEANFEAVFKMVKYLYPAEELEIMTEYMITQKSRNLRFSLEYCSLNHLQAPFDIILEELSQSENRTDKEWASMYRLLHPSFSSTADPLERLHQVEMFKPKELEMQILKSIVKGHLYYDLREYQALVLHTLDVEAKIRKVKSSFIKDTFRVRLGLLMSVVHLYSNNLEKAREFSFSVLNQNYFEKVKGRAYNQLGYSYMLDDYDQSIMYLKEALTFFTVQKNIREIEDIKINLTFLKLFWKLDQPISNCTDYINDYNRYELNNIYYLIRLGDSLRAKQLLDDVDLTGRSHWELAFYWYYKGLLTNDVDCYYRSVSYFIKLDDYFHQRLPLAELQKLGENEIALKLLSRKGDYIDKDYKANYS